Part of the Triticum urartu cultivar G1812 chromosome 2, Tu2.1, whole genome shotgun sequence genome, TAGTTTAGTGGGGAGTTTTGTCCCGTCTGGTTGCTTGTCAAGATAATGCGTTCCATCTGATTCCTGATACAGAAATGGTCAGATTAGGGACCATACACTATACATTATACTAGTACATATATACAATGTGCCAACTGCAGCCTTGCGTCACTGTTCTGGAGTGGAGCCAGGTAGTATATGCTATGCTTCTGTATACGATGGACGATTCGTCAACATGGTCAAAGTAAagaggactcagatttcttaccAACCAGATCACTGGTCGTTAAAAGGGGTAACTGACGTTGCCCTCTGACCTTTCTATCATTGCATGCAGATCCTTTTTGTGGTAAACTCTACCAGTTAAGTGAGGCATATAGCCTCCTTATGTACTCCTCATGCCATTCTAATTTATTCACCTATTCAAAGGAATGGTTATCCTGAACAAAAGACTAATTAACAGAGCAACCTTAAAAAAACTTAGCAAAGTTGATAATGTATATATCAATGTTGGTCCAAGGGCTTCATATTTGAAATTGGAGCTATGATGCTTTATGTCGTCagataaaaaataaaaataaaaaaaatgttGGTCCAAGAGCTTCTTCTATTCCGCTCTGCGTGGCTGCGTCCGCAACCACATATAGCCCATCCTTTACCAGGCATTCCACTCAATCTAAATGCTGTTATGACACATCACCCGGGGTTTAGTTTTCTTGGATtacgaagctgccaagaagtttcCTCGTGGTTTAACCAAACACTTGGAATTTGAAAATACGACTTGATGATGTATTACCAATGTTGGTCCAAGGTCTACTGTGAGCCTCATCAGAAACCTAAATCGACGCCTCAAGGCTGCAGCTGTACCTCATAAAATTGATTATAGAGCAATCAACACCACCTTATGAAAGTTCAGAACAACGCCGCATGAGATTGTGTAAATTTGCTTCTTTGGTTATCTTATTACTTTCTTCTTCTCGATCTTGTCACAGGGAAACAAGTAATGCCAATCTTCACCATCTAGGGCACATTTCTGTAGTTTCCTCGTCTACACATCTCTATTTTCAGAACTTGGTCAGTAGAATTAGACATGGCGGCGACAGTAGAGAGCCAGTTATGTACATCATCCATTGTTCCTCCTTGGTAATGTTTAGAGTTTGTTAGATCAGGTAAGAATCAGCTTCACCGTTTGCTAGTACGTCGGCTTACACCGAACTGGTAGTCATCATCGAGGTCATCCATGTCAGAATCCATTTCATCGAGAATCGATTGGTTCAACTTCTTCCTGGACACCCTCCTGTGCTTTTTGAGTTGAAGGCGAGGCTCCGCTTGCTTCACACCCATGGTACCTGTTTTATACCTGAAGCAAGATGGGTATGCTTGCATTGTTAACACACACAAAGTTCAGCATCCATCAAAAAGAGTAGGTGCTTTGATACGCAGGAACTGATCTAAAGAAAGGATGCCAATCTGTCAAATATGACTCTCTATAGAGTAGATTATTATATATCTAGGCCACCATGTGCATGGGCCAATGAAACACTAACCCAAGAAAAAGTTATAATAGAAAACCCTTATGAATAGGCATGGTACAATTACTTAACCTTTCCCAAAGCATTAAAGTAAGGCAGGCAGTGGAAATATAGCATGAGCTAGTCTTGATTCCCTAAATGGGTAGATATTTTTAGACAAAGTGCACCGAGGCTGGGGACAGTTGTAGCGAAATGGAGAAAGTAATTTGTATGGAACCTAAGAAAATTAAATAACCACATGATTCTGCACCAGAAAATTTCCGAATATAAGGATCATTTATGTATGAATAAAAGCAACTGCTGTCACCACAATCATGGAAAGACCGGCATATGCTAAGCAGATCAGTGCTAAATAGGTAACCTAGGGCCTACTGCCATAAGGTAGATTCCATTCACCATAATGCATTTCACCTTgccaaactatgaaaaaactaaCCTGTCTTCCAAACATTTGGCTTTATTTTGTTGATAGCTTATAGCTTAGAGAATATTTGCTAGAAATCTTTTAAAAAACAGAAACCACAGTACTAGAAATAGAGAAGAAAAGGCATATGTATCTGGTGTTGGTGTGCATTAGTGATTCTCATAAAGGAAACGTTTACGGCTTACCTGACATCACCTTCTCTTTTAGTTCCAAATGTTCGTAACTGGAAGGATTCTCTAATTTTGATCTCATCAAGCAACTGCAGATAGTGTGGATATCTTTCCCAGTCACCTTTGACAACACAGCCATGTTCACCAAGGTGAACACAGTCATTAAATAAGCACCCGGAGGACTCATTTTCTTCTAGCATCTTTCTTATCTGGATACAAAATCAATAACACAATTATGCAAATGTCATAACAAATTAAACTACAACCATAACAGAGTCAACTTGCTTATGCACAGAAGCTCTAACCAAATAGAGCATCAAGTGAACAAACCTCAGGGAAAGTTTCTGCAAGACCCCTTTTGGTCACTTTCATCAGGCTAGGCTGGTTAAATCCAGGAGTATCAGCAAGAAAACCTCCATCAACTATCGGAAGTAATGAAACATGACGTGTGGTATGCTTTCCTTTGCCGCTTTTCTTGGACACGGTACCAACGCGTTGTTCACCAAACCATTTACTATTCTGGAAAAGAATGTGCACAAGCAAGGGACTTCAGTGTCCACATAGAAAAAGGTTTCTACACTTGCTAAAGTTTACTGgaaaaagattgagaaacttcaCGACGATGGGAAAAATGAAAAAAGCATGTCAAGCTATACAATATCTGAGGTAAAAGGAAAAAAGACTACTGCATCCACATAAAGAAACAGACAACAATGCATACTTGCTCCATCGTCTCCTATTGTGTAAGGCAAACCAACTTGGGACCacataaaaaatacattttgAATTAGTCCTGAATACCATATCAGAGGCAACACATCAGTTCAGTAAATCCAATCGGCAATATCTCAATATCAAGCATAGCTAACAAATTGAGTTTCTTTTTGAGATAAAGATAGCATTATTCCTGATAAATTGACCCAACCTTAGTAAACAGTGGTACGTTTATATCCGTAAATAAACATTCTGCCAAGAAAAAGGGCTACATTTTAGAGGAAAACTAACAAAACAAGAAATTATGAAATTCTCATAATGGATTATGTACGGCATTGAAAGGTTCAGAATGGGCGAGAATTTGAAGTAGGAAAATAATATCGCCGTATGTTTGCCTGATGAGATGGAACAATTAAGGAAGACAAGCCATGTGGAACAAGATGTGCCATTGGCAACCCGATCAGGCATGAGCGGGGCCATGCGGCTGGGGCAAAATGCAACAAAAACTAAAAACACGTGTGATAAGTGAAATTATTGGTTAAACCTTTCGTTGTATGAAACTGATGACGATATGCCTGGGGTTAAATGCAATTTGAAATTATATAACAGTCACCTGTTCAAGAAGTTGATGTATTGGATCTTCCTCTGAAATGTTTTGGTTGCATCTCAAGGCATTAATAAGACTGGACTTCCCAACACCGCTTGGACCAACAACTACAGTTGTCTGTCCCTCCAGCATCTCTTCAAGAGCTGATAATCCAGATCTCTGATCAACACTTAGAAAGAGTGGATCATAGCCCCAGCTCTTCAACCTGTCCCTCCAGTAGGAGATGATCTGCAGAAAACGGAGTTATAAATTATCAGGTCAACCACACAAATATAAACTCAGGTAAACAATGTGAAACAAATACACTAAATAATAAACAGTGTGCAATTGCACATTCTAATTGCTCAAACTCATGCTTGGAACCATGTCTTTTATTTTTCTAGTTTTGAACCTTGAGGATGTATTTTGTTTTTGTTCCGTTATATCTTGATGGTGGAACCCGATCCGTTCTTTGGATCGAATGGAAAGAAAATTGCTCAAACTCGCACCTCAGCGAGGGAAACCAAAAGTGTGAATGTATGATGCTTATCTTTTACAAAACAATGATGCCCATATGGTGGGTATGTATCAAATGCCAGTTCTTTCATATTTTATACAtttctttccctaataataaagcacggattgactttgtcgggttcaccgtcacaatacgcttcttcccgtgattttacgctttcagtttgaaTTTAAAAAACATATTcaaggtggtactaaattttATAATTTCCATCCGTCCGTCCGTCTTGACTTGTTCGTACGTCAGCTTTTCTCTCGCGTCCTCAAATATCAAATTCAACCTAGGCAGCCCATTATTCTGGTCCACCGAGCCCAACAAAAAAATAGAAATCAGAGAGCTAAGACGAGGGCGGATTCTCGATCAGTTTGGAGTTTTCCCTTGACCCTCCCATAAATATCGGCTCAAGATTCAGGAAAGAGGGAAGGGGAGGTGGATCCCGTGGAGGTGGAAGGAGCCGGTTGACGGCCGATCCGACGGGGCACTTCATCTCGACCATGAGGCCGCGGTAGTATACGGTCACGCACATCAGCCATCTCATCAAGCGAGGACGCGGGGGCGCTACCATCGCTGCTTTTGAGAACCCACCGGTCCAGCGGACAGCCATGGTCGATTGGAGCTGCTAAGACGGCGGCGGCGCAGGTGCGCAGCCCCAATTTGAGGTGTGGTGGCTCGTGTCAAGGAGCCAACCATGATTCAGAAGGAACGATTTGATTATCTTCTCATGTACGTGAATAATACGCTCTGATCAGCACACAATTGAAACTTTGAGATCGATCAAACGCCATTGGTCGAAGTTGCTCGTTCAGTTGGTTCGTCAATTGGTCCTTCTGACCGCCAACAATACGGCCATACGAGATCATGATCCACCACTGATCCGCTGCTCTGGCTACCGTTCATCGTCGAGCGCCTGCACCGTTCCCGCGCCGCCCTCCGCCCATACTGTACTCACAAATCACCATGTCGTCTTCCTTGGAGTTTCCAGGAAAGATCGCTTTATCATATTGAAGCACCGCGGCCGCCGCCGCTATAACCAACGCCACAAGTAATATCTGGGTGATCAGGGCACCGATGATGATTAGCTGGATGCATGCTTATCAACTGAAGCCAAGCAGCTAGATGCTTGTACGGGTGATTACTGCAGGCGGACCGAGATAAAATACTAACAACTCCGAGCACGTCACGTCCTCAGGTGCGTCCCTATGCATATGTCATTATGTGCATGAAGCAAATAGCTAGATGCAGTATTGGCATTAACTGAACTGAATTAGACTTCAAGATATTTTTTATTTTCTATTAGTGCCACATCTGTCACAATTTATATCCACAATTACTCACGCTTATCGTCGTCTCCATAAAAAACTCAAGGTCTATCCGAAGTAAATATATTTGTCGCTGCATTACTTAGAGCCAATAATACATGTACATGTGTTTTTCAACTATTTAGAGATCTAGATCTAGATACTATGTGATAGTATATCATTATTGCAAAAAGGTTTGCTTCCACTGAGCATGTATGAGTATGCGCAGATAATTTCACACTTTGAAGGAAGTTTAGTTTTCAGACCTAAATTAAGTTTATTTCGATCCAAATCCAACAATAAAATTTGGATAATTTCTCAATGTTATCTACAATGAGTGGCATGTATTTATACCATGACTAATCAACTTGATCAATAatgtatttttgtatttttgcaGTTCCTTTTTTTTGCGGGAGAAGGAACTTTCATTAATCAAACGAGATGATTACATTTCGACTTAACTATGCTAGTATCTCTTCGGGGAAGTTTCAAAGCCAACACACAGTTCGTTGTTGCACCCGTCCCATACAAGCAAGGGTGTGGCTAGCAGCATTAGCTTGTCGAGTGATCTTAAGTAGACTAATGTTCCTCCTGCATATGTATTTTTGTGGTTCATATATGGTGAAAACTTTATATGTCAGCTTTCACATACACATATCTGAGTAATACCACCTCCGATCCATATCGCAGTCTTGAACTAAACCCAGTTTAGAACTGCGACACTTATTGCGACACTTATTTTATTTTAGATAGGAGGGGGTATCATTTTTTATTTGCTTTTCAAGGATGAGTGTTGCATCTTAATAGTAGCATGGCTGCCGAATGACCAACAATTTTACACCAAAGGAAAGATAAGTCGAGGCATAGTTCAATACTGCACCACAGGAGGTAAACTGTCAAATACCATATGAATTGTCAAATTCATTTTGtacccgttgcaacgcacgggctcttttgctagtaatTAAAAGATTAGCTAACTTGAATTTGAATGTTTGACCAATGACAGCACGGAGACTAGTGGCCATATATAATTGGTGTTTATCAAAAGGAGTGTGATCCCAAGGATGTACCAATCAAATTCGTTGTGTGCTGTATGTACCAGGGAACTATGCCAGCTCACGTATTACTGTTTATATATCTGGCTATTGCTCAGGTTACCTCTTAGGCTGAATTAGGTCTTTGTTGAGAGGCAAATCCCTTTGATATAACTCAAATGGAATGCCTTTGCTTCATCCTATGAGTAAAAACATATGAATGTGTACATCCGGCCCACAAGAGATTCGACTGTAGTGCTAGATCACCATCGTGCATGGCCCACAAGAACGCGAAAAGAAATCTGTTTTTAGATAAGCCGAGAGCGGCATGTGCGACGGCCCAAGGTTCGTCGGTAGTTCTGGGAGATATTAACTCAAAACACGGCCAAAACAAGCAACTCAAACTTTAAACAGAAGAATGACGGGAAAGTTCTGTCCCACCGAGGATCTTATGCCCGACATCCACCTTAATGGGAGAGCCTACGCATGGTCAATGATCAAGAAAACACCATCCTTCGCAAGCTGGGCAAATTTTAGTCTCGGTCGAATGGCATAACTTGTTCTCAGGTCATCCTCTACTGCTCGCGATGGCACCAAAGTTTAAGAAAAGTAAACACTTCCACTTTGAGTCCTTCTGGCTCACAACGGATGGTTCGGCTGAGAGGTCGTTGACAGCTCTGGGATCCAGTGGCCCTTGATCCCATCCTGAGACTCAACACCAAGTTGAGGCTGCTGAAGCGCGTGTAAAGTGGGAATTGGGATGCGTTAGCGAGCAGATTTTGCTGGCCAAGACGCTGATTCTCCTCCCAGGCAAATATGGCAGTTTACCAAAATTGCTGGCATCAAAATAACTAAATAAGCACGACATGGTGGCATTTTTTAGCATCTCTACACTCCAAGTGGAAGAGGTATTGAAATCCTAAACTGGGCACATTTGGTCCACCTTCGCAAGCAAGCAACCTGATGCAGGGGAGGACAAAGATTATACAGACCCATAAGCCCTGTCCACAGTTTCACGAAGATCCTCTCCAAAGTCATGGCAATAAGACTCGCACCTCCTCCCTCGGATTTGTCCATCAATCAAGGAACCTTCATCAAGAAATGTTCCATACATGACAATTTCATGCTGGTATGGCAGACCGCCTGATCATTTCATCAACAACAAAAATTATACCACCTTGTGAAGCTTGACATGGATCGAGCTTTTGACCCGGTTGCATGGCCCTTCCGGTTTGAAGTGTTAAGGCGCAAGGGTTTCGATGATCAATGTTGTGGCTGGCATGCTATCTACCACTCTTTCCACTGCATCAACACGCATTCTGCTCAACGGCTCTCCGGGTCCTAAATTCACTAGATGCCTTGGCCAAGGAAACGCGCTTTCCCCGCTCTTTTCATCATTTTCATGGATATCTTGCTTTTCACAATGTGAAGGCCTGAGTGCTGGAGTTTTTTTTCCCCTGTAGGCAGAGAGAACATTCAGAGTATGTCCATCTACATAGATGATGTCATCATGTTCATAAAGTCTCTGAGTGAGGAGCTTCACGCAATCAAATCCATGATGCGCGTTCTTGCCTATCAAATGCGACGATGGTGATGCTGCTCTAACTAAGGCCATGATTGACTGCGGAGAAGTCTCTCCCAGTGAAATACCTTGGACTACCCCTCTCAATTAGGAAGCGAACAATGGAGACTTAAACGAGCTATGCCACCCCCAATCACCAACTCATGATCCTAGACCCCCCGGCGTAGGTTTATCAAGGTGATTGACAAACTTTGACGTGCTACATTCAAATAAGCTCAGTGACTTTTAAGGTTGATTTTGAGAAGGCATATGACAAGGTTAATTGGTCTTTTCTTCAACAACCTTCGCATGAAAGGGTTCACACTACAGTGGTGCTACTAGATTGCAAAGTTCGTAGAATGAGAGAGAACTCGAAAGGGGGTCTTAGACAGGGGGAATCCCGTGACTCCAAACCTTCTCAACATTGTTGCCAGCATGTTGGCCATTCTCATTGCAATGGCAAATGAGGATAGCCAAGTAATGAGGATAGCCATGTGGGTGGccttagggcatctccaaagCAAACCCTCAAACCTCTTGCAAGCGTCCGGACCAAGCTGTCCGGACGCAGTTTGCCATCCAACGCCATCCCGCATCGGTTCGCGGACCAATCCGGGCGTTCTAAATTTGGATCACCGCCACGTAGGACTCTGATACCCCCGGCCCACACAAAACCCCGCCCGGACCCCGCTCTCCATCCTTTCCTCTTTCTCTACATCCGCTTCCTCCCTCGCCGACGCCACCGCTCTACCACCCCGGACGCCTGCCAAGCCCTTCCCGGATGCCCGCGACCTCCACCGCTCCACCCGGTCGCCATGCCGCTTGTCCTCCGCCACCAATCCACACCTCTCATCTGCCCGCCGCGCAGGTACCATCCGCCCGTACGGGGGGTCACCATGCCCGGCAAGTGTTTGGTGAAATTCCCGTGCTGAAATTTTTTGTCCCTTCTTTGAAGCAATGGATCCGGACATGGAGAGTGCATATAAGAGCACTACATTGAGTTGTTCGACGAGGACTATGCGGATGAAACACCGATGATGCATGCGGTCCTTGCAGACACGGAGCGTGCGGAAGAGCATGTTCTTAATTTGAAGGGATCGGTCAAGGGTCACCAAATGCTGAATCGGAACAGGCCATTTGACGCTGATGGACGACTACTTTGCCCCTGATGCCCTATTCGTGGACAATTTTTGCTGGCGCTTTCAGATTTGAAAAAAATGTCTTTAGTCGCCTCTACAATGGCGTCCAGTCCTACGATGACTACTTCATCTTGAAGAAGGATGTCGTATGACGGATACCGTGTCTGTTTTGGGGGtcagcgttggagatgcccttactcCGTAGCTAGTGGATGGAGGTGTGTACACACTTCAGTATGCAGGTGACGCTATTATTTTCAAGGAacatgacatgaagaaagcagcCATGAAGGTCATTCTTTGTTCGAGCAACTTTCAAACCTCAAAATCAAATTACATAAGAGTTAAATATTCTACTCTGGTTAGGCCAAGCAGGGCAAAGATCAATACAAACAACTTTTTGGCTGTGAGGCATGATCCTTTATGTTCCGATACCTCGGGATCCCTATTCAATATCGCAAGCTCCCGAATAAGGAATGAAAGAGGATTGACAACCGGTTAGTGAACAAGTGGAGTATCATTTGTGGACCAAAAGATCCAGGAGGCCTTGGGGTGGATGATCTTAAGATCAAAAATAAATGCTTGCTGAGCAAATGGTTGTTCAAGTTGTTAAATGAGGATGGAGTGTGGCAAGAGTTGCTGAAATAAATATCTACATTCTAAAACTCATCACAAATGACAGTCAAACCCACTGATTCTTCTTTCGGGGAGGGCCTTTTGAGAGTCAAAGAGGACTTCTTCAGCAAAGGTGCGTTCATTGTCGAAGCCGGTACTCACACCAGTTTTGGGAAGATTCCTGGCTCGAAAGATACTCCTCTGAGCCGCAATGCCCAAATCTTTACAATATAGTACATGGGAAACATCCTTCCATGGCAAATGTTTTGACCAGGAATCCGCTGAATATTAATTTTCATCAGATACTTACCAGTGATAAATGGATAGTCTGGTTACATCTGGTCCAGCGCTTGATGGATATCAAGCTGACTCATGACCAGGATGTTTTCCGGTGGAAACTCCATGCTTTCGGTCTTCTCGGTTCAGAATCTATGTATGCCGACATGGTAAACGAGAATCACAGAGGTGTAATGCTAACTAATGACAACTGACCTAAGAGCGATTGGAATGGTAGCAAGAAGTGTTGTTTTTGTGATAAGGGTAGACGATTCAACACTTAATTCTCTCGTGTTCTTTTGCACATTTGTTACAGGGAACTGTTTATGTGGCTTTCAACCTGCCTCCGCCAACCAGTATCTTGAATATGTTTGGGAATAGGTTGGCGGGAGCGGAGTAGCAGCTAAAGGCTTGAACCTGGTGGGCGTGTGCGCCTTGTGTTGGACTATTGGGAATTGTCATGATGATATTGTTTTCAACAAAAATAGAGTTTCCAACTATTTGCAGGTTATCCACAAGGATGCTCATTGGGTCCATACATGGTGCTTACTTCAGCATGCGGAGGTGCAGGAGTGTCTGGGTAAAGCCACTTGGAGATGGTCACACGGGCCATGTTCAACCAATATGGATGGCGGTCTAGAAATAGGAATAGTGATGCACAAGTACTACATTTAATATCTCTTGCTGTTGTCATAGCCCATTATCAAACTTATTTATCACTTTTTGTGTTGGATTGAGAGCTTCACAATAAATATGGCTATGTGCATCAATCAATGCAGAGGATGGATcttcctccttttcaaaaaaaaaaacatcTCAGGCAGGAACTGCCCTGTCAATTGGTCTCGGGTCTGCCGGCCAAAAAGTGCCAGTGTTCTTGGTGTTCCTGATCTTAAGGTCACCAGGTTGGCGCTGACGACTCACTGGTTCTGGATGCAGCACACCACTGAAAACCGGGGTTGGCATGGTTTAGAAATTCCCCATAATAATACTGAACTTCCAATCTTCAAAGCTGCTGCCCAGATTCATATTGGCAATGCAAAGAACAACCTTTTCTTGAAAGATCATTGGCTTATGGAGTATCACCAGCATCCTGTGGAGTATTGTCCTGAACTGGCACAGCTTTATTTGTTTGCAGCCACACATTTAAGCGTCCCTGGACGTTTGGTGGTCCAACTCCAGAAACAAACTTCCTAAGGCCAAGAGGAAGGGATTCGACAGTCTGGTTGTACTCCTCTTCTGGACAACTAACCTTCAATAATGCAGCAAAATCCATCCATGATCTCTTCTGGGATGTACTTGCAGATTAAGGTCTTGGAGTTCGGCTGCCGCAAAGGAGCTTAGCTCTGTTCCCTCCAAATTCTTGCGTTTCAAAGGGTGATAGAGAGATATTGTTGACTGTTGACAGAATATGTTGGTCTTGCCAGCAACTGAACTATTTTCATGCGAAGCAAGAGCACCGAATTGCAATGAAGGTTGTCTCGGTAAAGTGTAAGTTTGTGCCGAATGAGCCATTGATCGAATCAATGAAGTGGCTACTATGCGAAGCTCAACTACGCATCAAACTCCGCCACAATAATCATGACTTGTGCTATGCTGCTTCTCACTATTAGATAATCTAAACTCCAATTACCCCGTTGTATAGAGGAATACTTTATCAGCAGAACTTCTACTCTTTATCAATCTAGACTAGATGAAAGCAATTATGCTACGATAGGATTGAAATAAAAAATAAGAATATGTCTTGTTGGTAACCTAATGACCCAATTCTGGCTCCGACCGAGTATACCTGATCGTCCACGAGCTCGACCTTGTTGAAGGCAAGCACGAAGGGTATCCCTGTGGACTCGGCCTCGACGAGGAACCTGGTGAGCGTGGCGGGCTCAGGCTGCGGCTGGTCCAGCGAGAAGAGCACAACGAGACGGTCGACGTTGGCGACCGGCGGATCGACCACCTCGCTCCGGCGCTCAAAGACGTCCTCGATCATCCCGCGGCGGTCGGTCCAGTCGACGGCCCCGACGAGCACCCTgtccccgacgagcacgcggcggCGGATCTTCTTGAGCAGCGCGCGGACGACGCAGAGAAGGTCTGTCCCTTGGTGTTGCTCGAGCCCCGGGGCGGTGGAGCTGACGATGACGCGCATGAAATTGGCCTGGGAAGCCGCGACGAGGCCCGTGGCCTGGTTCGGGAGGAGCGCATCGGGGGGCGGCGGGGGGAGAGAGGCGGCCGACACCGCGGGGGGGAGGCGCGGATGGCGGGAGGCACGGTGAAGGAGGCGGAGGCTTTGGGGAAGGGGAAGCGGGAGCGGGAGGCGGAGGTGGGGCAGTGTGGCCGTGGAGGGGGGTGGGAGGAGCGGCATTTCGGTGGAGCGGAACTGGATAGCGGAGTGCACACTCCAAGCCTATCCTCTACCTCTATAGTGCCGTCCTACTTGACTCGACCGTTTGGACTACTTAATCTTGACTTCAGTAGTCTGGACTAATTGAATTTTTCAGTTTTGTCTCAAATCAAGATGAAGAGTGGGGGAGTTCGAACTAGTACTATATGCCTCGTCCACATTCCTACACTCCATACTTCCTCCTCCGCCCTTGGTTCTCACTCCTGGTCCCTGAATGCCACGACCGCACCCACCTCCTACGCCCCCGGGCCTTATCGGACCACTGTCAGGACTCCATGCTACCGTCGTCGGATCCCTACACCGCCCTAGTACACATCCTCCCCCCTCCCCCATCGATGTCGTCTATGCCAAACACGATGCATGGCAAGTGTTCAGTGAAATGTC contains:
- the LOC125537758 gene encoding small ribosomal subunit biogenesis GTPase RsgA 1, mitochondrial-like, giving the protein MPLLPPPSTATLPHLRLPLPLPLPQSLRLLHRASRHPRLPPAVSAASLPPPPPDALLPNQATGLVAASQANFMRVIVSSTAPGLEQHQGTDLLCVVRALLKKIRRRVLVGDRVLVGAVDWTDRRGMIEDVFERRSEVVDPPVANVDRLVVLFSLDQPQPEPATLTRFLVEAESTGIPFVLAFNKVELVDDQIISYWRDRLKSWGYDPLFLSVDQRSGLSALEEMLEGQTTVVVGPSGVGKSSLINALRCNQNISEEDPIHQLLEQNSKWFGEQRVGTVSKKSGKGKHTTRHVSLLPIVDGGFLADTPGFNQPSLMKVTKRGLAETFPEIRKMLEENESSGCLFNDCVHLGEHGCVVKGDWERYPHYLQLLDEIKIRESFQLRTFGTKREGDVRYKTGTMGVKQAEPRLQLKKHRRVSRKKLNQSILDEMDSDMDDLDDDYQFGVSRRTSKR